One Nocardioides dongkuii genomic window, CCCGGTCGGCGGTCGCCTCTCTGGATGACTTCAATGCCAATGGCTCGTTTTCCGACGAGGTGACGCCCGTCTCAAACTGGGACGGCAGCGCCCACGACTACGAGTCTGTCGCGCGGTTTGTGGGAAGCCGGCACAGTGTGAGGAACTTCGACACCAGGAAGCCCGTGGACCTCTCAATCATCCGCAGGGTCGTTGAACTCGCAGGCTCCACGCCATCCGTGTGTAACCGTCGCTCGTACCGGGCCCACTACTTCGACGATCGCGACTCGATCGATTCATTGCTCTCACTGCACAATGGGAACTCCGGTTTCGGACACACCGTTCCTGGCCTGTTCGTGGTGACCGAACGACGCTCCTCGTTCGTCGGGGCCGGCGAACGCAATCAGCGATGGATAGACGGGGGTCTCTTCGCTATGACCCTGGTCTGGGTTGCCCACGCCCTTGGGCTTGGCACGTGTCTACTTAACTGGTCTCAGCCCAATGCGCAGTCGGACCGGCTCCGCAAGGCGGCCGCGATCCCCAACTCTGAAGACATCATCGTCATGATCGCGGTTGGTCATCCCGCCCCCGGCCACCGCGTACCTCGGTCCCCCCGGCGGCCGACCGAAGAGATCTTTGTTCATCACTGAGTCGGGATGGACTAACTACTAAACGCTCTCGCCACTGGAACGGGGCAATGCAGAGCCGCGGCCGCCCCGGACCCTTCCTAGTGGCCGACCGCGAGCCTCGCATCCTCGCAGGATCCAGGGCGGCGGCACCGAATTGCGCCCGAGTAAATCGATCCGACTAACAGGGATCCGAACTAGCGCCAAACTGGCGGCGGTGGGCATCAAGTAGTGAGGAGCGGAGGACATGCTGAAGCGCGTATCTGCACTGACAGTCGCTGCCGGATCATTCAGCATCCCTGTCGCTCAGTGGGTGGTCTTCTGGCTAGTCGCGCGTGCTGGAGGTACCGCGGAAGCTGGAGCTTTCGCCCTCTGTCTCGCCGCCGGAACAACCATCTTCACCATCACCAACTTCGGCTTGCGTGACAGTTACATTACACTGCACCAGCGCTACCGGCTCCGGTCGTACTTCCTCCTTCGCATAGCGGGGGGAGTACTTGGAAGTGCCGCATTCCTCGGATTTGCGGCCACCTATAGCATTGACTTCAGTCTTGTTGCGGTCATCCTTTGGCAGAAGGTCGCAGATTCATTCGGCGAACTCTTCTGCGCATCGCTCCAGCGGAGGCGTCGACTGGGGTCCTTCGGTGCGGTGATGCTCTGCAACGGAATAGCCAGCCTTGTCCTCGCATTCGCAGCAAGCGCTGCTACCAGTTCCACGACGGTAATCGTCGGCGCATCTGCTATCGGGTCATCACTGTCCCTCGCGGTGGCAGCCTTCCTCGTCTGCCGACGGGTAGAGACCTGCCCAGGTGGGGCGCTACCCTCCGTCTCCGATCTGGTCACGATCACCAGACTCTCCAGCCCCATCGCTGCATGGCAGGGTACTGCCATCCTTGTACTCAATCTTCCCACGTGGTGCGTCGCGGCGCTGGGCGAACCTGAGGACATTGGTCGGTTTGCTGCCCTCGCCTACCTGTTAATTGCCGGGTCTCTTATCGGCACGACCATCAATTCGATCTACATCGGTGAGTACCAGGGCCTCCTCGAGTCCCGAGGTTCCGCGCACGTGATCCGGACGGCGCTGCGGAGCGCGCTCTTCGCTGCCGCTTGCGGCTTGGCCTTCTCAACCGCGTTCGCGACCTTCGGCAGCTCGATGATCCAGACAATCTACGGCGAGGGGTTCAAGTTCAGTCACGCAGACCTGGCCCTAGTGGGTGTCGCCGCTGCCCTCAATCCCGCGAGTCAAGTCATCGCTGCGGGGCTACTCGTCCTGAACCGCTACGGGCGGCAGTTCCGAGTGGTGGCAGTCTCGGGAGTTCTGATGCTAATTGTCGCGTCGGCCATGGGATCGTCCGAGGCGCCAGTAATACTCACCGGCTGCTTGGTAGCACTGGTCGGCAGTGGGACGAAATTCGCCCTCTCCGTCCGATATCTACGCCTCCCGACCGCCTCAGTCCCCACCGGGGGTCCGCTCAGTCCCTCGGGCCACCGACCCACGTAGTAACTGCACAGTGCTGCAGTGGCCACAGACCAACCAAACCGACTGTGACCCGCCAACTTCTCGCCGTGGCCCCTCCGACCCTTGGCCCAGCCTGAGGTTAGATTTAGAGCCACGTCCGGTACGGCAAGAGACCCCCATAGTTCAAGAGATACATGGCCATATAGCCAGCGCCGACCAAGACGATCAGGCTGGGCCTGGTGAGCATCTTGAATCTGCCGGACATCACGAGTTGACCAATTAGAAATGGCAGAAAGATCGCGGTGTACTCCGAGAGTCTTGTCGCAATCGGCACTGAAGTTCCAAGCATGGCGAGTGGGCCCGTGAGCGCGTAGAAACGCACCCAAGAAAGTTCGCGGCTCGTCCAATCGGAGCCCTTCAGAAGTAACATTGCTGCCCCGGCGTGAAAGAACGCGAGCAAGACCGTGCCAAGACCAGCTGTCGTTCCCGACATGACATATTCAGAATAGCGTTCGTTCAGCGAGCGCAGGATGGACAGTAAGGCAGGGACTGCGAGAATGACGCGACTTCCGGCGGCCGCCACGGCAAGTCCGATCAGAATACCTGCGCGATCGACTCGGAGGCGAGAAACCGTAAAGTACAGAATCAACGCAACCAGCGCAGAGATGTGAATCAGGCAGGCGAGAATCGCTAGCAATAGCCCCACGCGCCAGCGGCGACTCACCACTACTACGGCAAGCGCGAAGAGAGCAACCGCCAAACCTTGGCGCACGGTGTTGAATGGTGCGAGATAACTCGCGAATAGAATAAAGGTTGCCAAGGCAAGGCCCGGCCGAGGCGACGCCAGTCTGATTGCAGCGTATGCACAGCAAACCGTGAGGGCGCTTGCCACCAAGAACAGGTGACGGGCATCCCCTCCAGCTGTCTTAACGGCTAATGAGAGTAGGGTGAACCCGACCTCCTGCGGAGAATTTTCAATCGACCAACCCCAGTCATGGACCCACAATGAGTCATAGATTCGGCGATAGAGGTCGTAATCAGTCCCGACATTGAGCCGGGTCCCCGCGAAGAGGACAAGGGTCCCGAGCGCCGCAATCTCGAACGGACTTACCGCCATCCACTTCAGTCGATTGCCCGACCCCTCATGGATCTGCGTTTCCTTGCCGAAGATCTGCGCCGACAGGTGCACCAGCAGTGGAGCCAGAATCGCCACCGCGAAGTACGCAATCACTTGTACTTCTTAGGATATGAATGTCGTCCTCCGTGGAGAGCGCACGAGTGACCGCCATCGAGCCTCACAGCGCTACCACCCCGGGACGCCAACGTTTGAGACAACTGCCAGTTCACGCTCGGCTCGACGACGCTCGTCCTGAGAGAGGGGACTCGCTTTCGAGGCCAAGATCCGGGGTCCCCACCCCACAGTTACTCCAGCAGCAAATATCCCTTGCTTCACCAGGGACTTGCCCAAGTAAACAGAACGGCTAGACACAGAGGCCCCCGCCGCTCGGGCGTGGGCGCGATGGAACTTTCGATCGTACGATGCTGTCCGCGATTGCTTCTGGATCGACAGTCTTTTCGGTACTCGATAGTAAAGGAGGGGCGTCTCCAAACGAGAGAACTTGCTCGTCGGCGCCGCCCGGAACCATACTTCCTTGTCTTCCGTTCGCAACCATTCCTCGTTGTATGGGTACGCAACTCCCCACGTTCGACGAAACATCACCGTGGGATGTGTAAAGACACCATTCTGGAGGTACCCAGCAATTCCCGTCGGGATAGGGGGTTCCCGATAGGTCCCGTGTATCTCGTCGTACTCATCGATCAGGTAGGCGCGGGTTGCGAGCAGATCGAGGTGGGGGTCGCTCCGGAATGCCGCGATCTGGAGGGCCAGCCTCTCGCTGTGCATGACGTCGTCCGCGTCCATGCGTGCGACCAGTTCCGTCGTTGCGGCCCGAGTGATCTCATTTAGGCGTGCCGACAAGCCACGCGATTCGCCGTCAGCCACCACCGAGACGCGGGCATCCGAGATCTGCTGGGCGGCGTCGACCACCTCGGCACTCGATCCGTCGCACACGATGATCAGGCGCCAGTCCTGGTACGACTGCGCGAAGACCGAACGAACGGCCACACGGAACGAGGCCAGCTCGTGGCGAACCGGCAAACCGATGGTCACGACAGATTCAGAGGACATCGCTCTCCTGAGGTACGAGTAACAGATGGCGTCCTGATGACAAGGGCCCCTAGCCTGCTCTAACCATCCCGGAGATGTAGTTTTTCAGCCCTGCCCTCTCCTTTTCCAGCCTATCCGCTCGCAGACGAGGAAGGGGCTCGTTGCGCACCATGTCCAGTGCTTGATCAGGAGAGGACGCGACGCGATGCTCCAAGTCGATCAGTTGCAGAAGCGAGCGAATTCGGCTCCCGTACCGCGGCGGCATGAGCGCCACAAAAGGTCGCTCGAATGTCACGGAGAATGCCGTGCCGTGAAACGAATCCGTCACGACACATGCCGCGTCCCGAAACAGTGCGATGAACTCCTCGACCGCAGGTCGAATATTCTTCTCGGCGGAGCGCCCCCGGAAGTTTGTCCAGTACTCCACACGGATGATTCGGATCCCCATGTGCTCGCTGATCAGGTCCGATGCACGCTCGAGGTCGGGATTGCGGTTCAGCTGATAAACCAAG contains:
- a CDS encoding EpsG family protein, encoding MIAYFAVAILAPLLVHLSAQIFGKETQIHEGSGNRLKWMAVSPFEIAALGTLVLFAGTRLNVGTDYDLYRRIYDSLWVHDWGWSIENSPQEVGFTLLSLAVKTAGGDARHLFLVASALTVCCAYAAIRLASPRPGLALATFILFASYLAPFNTVRQGLAVALFALAVVVVSRRWRVGLLLAILACLIHISALVALILYFTVSRLRVDRAGILIGLAVAAAGSRVILAVPALLSILRSLNERYSEYVMSGTTAGLGTVLLAFFHAGAAMLLLKGSDWTSRELSWVRFYALTGPLAMLGTSVPIATRLSEYTAIFLPFLIGQLVMSGRFKMLTRPSLIVLVGAGYMAMYLLNYGGLLPYRTWL
- a CDS encoding lipopolysaccharide biosynthesis protein, with product MLKRVSALTVAAGSFSIPVAQWVVFWLVARAGGTAEAGAFALCLAAGTTIFTITNFGLRDSYITLHQRYRLRSYFLLRIAGGVLGSAAFLGFAATYSIDFSLVAVILWQKVADSFGELFCASLQRRRRLGSFGAVMLCNGIASLVLAFAASAATSSTTVIVGASAIGSSLSLAVAAFLVCRRVETCPGGALPSVSDLVTITRLSSPIAAWQGTAILVLNLPTWCVAALGEPEDIGRFAALAYLLIAGSLIGTTINSIYIGEYQGLLESRGSAHVIRTALRSALFAAACGLAFSTAFATFGSSMIQTIYGEGFKFSHADLALVGVAAALNPASQVIAAGLLVLNRYGRQFRVVAVSGVLMLIVASAMGSSEAPVILTGCLVALVGSGTKFALSVRYLRLPTASVPTGGPLSPSGHRPT
- a CDS encoding nitroreductase family protein, producing the protein MSLKSRVGKTAPRWVVRRYRRYATALEFVRDYRDYAASTAWDMGAAGSDDRRDDQEALESRLIIGYHGLEKGTSFPAPRRPYGAARRAEIDQLLALSKRKGYQLRSESHARSAVASLDDFNANGSFSDEVTPVSNWDGSAHDYESVARFVGSRHSVRNFDTRKPVDLSIIRRVVELAGSTPSVCNRRSYRAHYFDDRDSIDSLLSLHNGNSGFGHTVPGLFVVTERRSSFVGAGERNQRWIDGGLFAMTLVWVAHALGLGTCLLNWSQPNAQSDRLRKAAAIPNSEDIIVMIAVGHPAPGHRVPRSPRRPTEEIFVHH
- a CDS encoding glycosyltransferase; its protein translation is MSSESVVTIGLPVRHELASFRVAVRSVFAQSYQDWRLIIVCDGSSAEVVDAAQQISDARVSVVADGESRGLSARLNEITRAATTELVARMDADDVMHSERLALQIAAFRSDPHLDLLATRAYLIDEYDEIHGTYREPPIPTGIAGYLQNGVFTHPTVMFRRTWGVAYPYNEEWLRTEDKEVWFRAAPTSKFSRLETPLLYYRVPKRLSIQKQSRTASYDRKFHRAHARAAGASVSSRSVYLGKSLVKQGIFAAGVTVGWGPRILASKASPLSQDERRRAERELAVVSNVGVPGW